The following are encoded together in the Segatella copri genome:
- a CDS encoding BACON domain-containing protein, whose product MKKIKHLMIWIGLLLSLVSCKDTMEAIGLGGDEIPAEGLVLNLQLTNFTKQQIGTRAGTSETFNSLWAVFYGDNNEYLDKADYSTLEQQPDGSYKVKITNVPAGTKNVHLVANASDMTESEAHDLQSLTAAEERDPQLDAPICWGEISIDKLLEANPSVTMLRQCAKISLEIDNSIQSNFTNAGLYVYNMATKAAIAPANYTELTTTDDLAESTALRTNPLGGGTATTVAVNETSAGKAMVIIKANYKKSEEEDYREGYYKVALYKNDKKAQYALLRNHHYTIKVTKVNDYGFSTLDEAKKSQPENRLEVEVRDDNPEITRMIACKDYELGVSDYQEVNANTTEATVTIVTTLPKATSSNGKLYDVKISNSWITDWQQETENNIQETSSSSKGKKYTLKLKLEKNNQSENPRPGIITVTSGDLSLDITIKQAGFDFRKDDSERRVTMQYNNSTVADNYFSWLDTDVQGITPTDMQGAVRNDGLHFCVGTANITYLIPYLDGDYKINDDSRIKVEKDNGKWKVSLTNTTANNDLWKSSFTIINKAGIKITYPVYHTGIFHKIDDTDYQLTENGDNTKVKGWFYYGVVKVQGKKADGTTTTYYMLDRNLGASNNGYYAPDVVALENNKKAIGGYFCISKKQNTSDANQDLSSALAPEGYTIPTDAVFEELVNAGNLEVVPQSTSLGETYNCVRIKTVDSELPYIYLPMGGFLEGESHKNPIHVNLWTKTLLSGTQGFSTTSHEYGFWYRYFDVYNKRIGLSNMRFVSGSNGMNNGRYKGMPIRLILSDK is encoded by the coding sequence ATGAAGAAGATCAAACATTTAATGATATGGATTGGATTGCTCCTCAGCCTTGTTTCCTGCAAGGATACGATGGAGGCTATCGGACTCGGCGGGGATGAAATCCCTGCCGAGGGACTTGTCTTGAACCTTCAATTGACCAACTTCACCAAGCAACAGATTGGTACAAGAGCGGGGACCTCGGAGACATTCAATTCGCTCTGGGCTGTGTTCTATGGAGATAATAACGAATACTTAGACAAGGCAGATTATTCTACCTTAGAACAGCAGCCTGATGGCAGCTACAAGGTAAAGATAACCAATGTACCTGCTGGTACCAAGAATGTACATCTTGTAGCCAATGCCAGCGACATGACGGAGAGCGAGGCGCATGACTTGCAGTCTCTCACTGCTGCAGAGGAGAGAGACCCTCAGCTTGATGCCCCTATCTGCTGGGGTGAAATTTCAATAGATAAACTTTTGGAAGCTAATCCTTCTGTTACGATGTTGCGCCAATGCGCCAAGATTAGTTTGGAGATAGACAATAGCATCCAGAGTAATTTCACCAATGCAGGCTTGTACGTCTATAACATGGCAACCAAGGCAGCCATAGCTCCTGCCAATTATACCGAGCTAACTACTACCGATGACTTGGCGGAATCTACCGCTCTCAGAACGAACCCATTGGGCGGCGGTACCGCAACCACCGTGGCAGTAAATGAAACTTCTGCAGGCAAGGCAATGGTGATTATCAAGGCGAATTATAAGAAAAGTGAAGAAGAAGATTATAGAGAAGGATATTATAAGGTGGCACTCTACAAGAATGACAAAAAGGCCCAATATGCCTTGCTCCGCAACCACCATTATACCATCAAGGTAACCAAGGTAAACGACTATGGCTTCTCTACGCTTGATGAGGCTAAGAAGAGTCAGCCAGAGAATAGACTGGAAGTAGAGGTGCGGGACGATAACCCTGAAATCACCAGAATGATAGCTTGCAAAGACTATGAACTGGGAGTGAGCGATTATCAGGAGGTAAATGCAAACACAACAGAGGCTACCGTAACCATTGTTACTACCTTGCCAAAGGCAACGAGTAGTAATGGTAAGCTATATGATGTCAAGATAAGTAATTCTTGGATAACCGATTGGCAGCAAGAGACCGAGAATAATATACAAGAGACAAGCAGCTCTTCTAAAGGCAAGAAATATACCTTGAAGCTTAAGCTTGAAAAGAATAACCAATCAGAGAATCCACGTCCAGGAATCATCACCGTTACTTCTGGCGACCTTTCTCTTGATATAACCATCAAGCAGGCTGGTTTCGACTTTAGAAAAGATGATTCTGAGAGACGCGTTACCATGCAGTATAATAACTCCACCGTAGCTGACAACTATTTCAGCTGGTTGGACACTGATGTGCAAGGCATCACTCCTACAGATATGCAAGGGGCTGTGAGAAATGATGGTTTGCATTTCTGCGTGGGAACAGCAAATATCACGTATCTTATCCCTTATCTAGATGGAGATTATAAGATTAACGATGATAGTAGAATCAAAGTGGAAAAAGATAATGGCAAATGGAAGGTAAGCCTTACCAATACTACGGCAAACAATGATTTGTGGAAGTCTTCATTTACCATCATCAACAAGGCTGGCATCAAGATCACCTATCCTGTTTATCATACTGGTATCTTCCATAAGATAGATGATACTGATTATCAGCTGACAGAAAACGGGGATAACACGAAGGTGAAGGGCTGGTTCTATTATGGTGTGGTAAAGGTACAGGGAAAGAAGGCCGATGGAACCACCACTACCTATTATATGTTAGACCGCAACCTAGGTGCATCCAACAATGGTTACTATGCCCCAGATGTGGTGGCACTGGAAAATAACAAGAAAGCCATTGGTGGCTATTTCTGTATCTCTAAAAAACAGAACACCAGCGATGCCAATCAGGATCTCTCCAGCGCCTTGGCACCAGAAGGCTATACCATTCCAACTGATGCCGTGTTCGAAGAGTTAGTTAATGCTGGCAATCTGGAGGTGGTACCACAGTCCACATCGTTAGGAGAAACTTACAACTGCGTGCGTATCAAGACGGTGGATTCCGAGTTGCCGTACATCTATCTGCCTATGGGTGGATTCTTGGAGGGCGAGAGCCATAAGAACCCTATCCATGTAAATCTCTGGACCAAGACTTTGCTGTCAGGTACGCAGGGCTTCAGTACCACCAGTCATGAATATGGTTTCTGGTATAGATACTTTGATGTTTACAACAAGAGGATAGGATTATCCAATATGAGATTCGTGAGTGGTAGCAACGGCATGAACAATGGCCGCTACAAGGGGATGCCAATACGCCTGATTCTGTCAGATAAGTGA
- a CDS encoding ATP-binding protein: MARKLYPIGLQTFERIRVEDKFYIDKTEYVYRMAHTDGTYFFLSRPRRFGKSLLLTTMKSYFEGKKELFKGLAIEKLEKDWISYPVLHFDMSMGKHMEIAQLERYFDQRLAEQEQKWGITNPAIDANDRLISLIQTAYRETGKQVVILIDEYDAPLLDVVHEDEKLEELRNAMRNFYSPLKGCEKLLRFVFLTGITKFSQLSIFSELNNITNISMDEPYAGICGITEDELVNGMRNDIDALAEKLNLSYEQTLAKLKDNYDGYHFTWPSPDVYNPFSLLTCFAKQKIDSYWFGSGTPTYLINMMRNFNFLPANLGESMEAGKDDFDAATETMTTIMPLLYQSGYITIKDYDEETELYTLAIPNKEIRVGLYRSLLPHYLTSKTAMCNTTIAKMSVLIKQRKIDEALQLLKSFWETVPYCNNTHYEGHYQQTMYIIFALLTNFRIIVEQHTSKGRIDITMETDETIYVMELKFGKTAQEALEQIESKHYADAFAMSGKEIIKVGMSFNIKEDNTIVFDWKSSEI; this comes from the coding sequence ATGGCAAGAAAACTATATCCGATAGGATTACAAACTTTCGAACGAATCAGAGTAGAGGATAAGTTCTACATTGACAAGACGGAATATGTATATCGTATGGCACATACTGATGGTACTTATTTCTTCCTGAGCCGTCCACGCCGTTTCGGAAAGTCGCTGCTGCTGACTACCATGAAGAGCTATTTTGAAGGAAAGAAGGAGCTTTTCAAAGGACTCGCCATCGAAAAGCTAGAAAAGGATTGGATAAGCTATCCGGTGCTTCATTTCGATATGAGCATGGGCAAACACATGGAGATAGCCCAGCTGGAAAGATATTTCGACCAGCGACTTGCAGAACAAGAGCAGAAATGGGGTATTACGAATCCGGCTATTGATGCCAACGACCGCCTCATCTCACTTATCCAGACTGCCTATAGGGAAACTGGCAAGCAAGTGGTAATACTGATTGACGAATATGATGCCCCTTTGCTTGATGTGGTGCACGAGGATGAAAAACTGGAAGAACTTCGCAACGCCATGCGCAATTTCTACAGTCCGCTAAAAGGATGCGAGAAATTGCTCCGCTTCGTATTCCTCACAGGCATCACCAAATTCTCTCAGCTCAGCATCTTCAGCGAATTGAACAACATCACCAATATCAGTATGGACGAGCCGTATGCCGGCATTTGCGGAATTACGGAAGATGAACTGGTGAACGGAATGCGGAATGACATAGATGCACTTGCTGAAAAATTAAACTTATCGTATGAGCAGACGTTAGCTAAGTTAAAGGATAATTATGACGGCTATCATTTTACATGGCCTTCTCCAGACGTTTATAATCCGTTCAGCTTATTAACCTGCTTTGCCAAGCAGAAAATTGATTCCTACTGGTTTGGATCTGGCACTCCTACTTATCTGATCAATATGATGCGCAATTTCAACTTTCTGCCAGCGAACCTGGGCGAGAGCATGGAAGCCGGAAAGGATGACTTTGATGCTGCCACGGAAACCATGACCACCATCATGCCGCTGCTCTATCAAAGTGGCTACATCACCATCAAGGATTATGATGAAGAAACGGAACTCTATACCCTAGCCATTCCCAACAAGGAAATAAGAGTTGGATTGTACAGAAGTTTGTTGCCTCATTATCTGACCTCAAAGACTGCAATGTGCAATACCACCATCGCCAAGATGTCGGTGCTTATTAAACAGCGCAAGATAGACGAAGCATTACAGTTGCTGAAATCGTTTTGGGAGACGGTGCCTTATTGCAACAACACCCATTACGAAGGGCATTACCAGCAAACGATGTATATCATCTTTGCCTTGCTCACGAATTTCAGGATTATAGTGGAGCAACATACGTCAAAGGGGAGAATTGATATAACCATGGAGACGGATGAAACTATCTATGTAATGGAGCTGAAGTTTGGAAAGACTGCCCAGGAGGCTCTTGAGCAGATAGAAAGCAAGCATTATGCCGATGCCTTTGCCATGAGCGGCAAGGAAATTATCAAGGTAGGTATGAGCTTCAATATCAAAGAAGACAACACCATCGTGTTCGATTGGAAATCATCAGAAATTTAG
- a CDS encoding IS1182 family transposase, with protein MLEQQQTISFSDYSSLYDLIIPKDNLLRQINDLVDFSFVYQELQDKYCHDNGRTAESPIRMFKYLLLKVIYNISDVDVVERARYDMSFKYFLGLTPEETKLINPSSLTKFRRLRLKDMELLDLLIKKTVSIAIEVGVLKSKTVIVDATHTYSRSNPISAAKSLEYYCKTVIKVINSIDDSMVLPELPEEKKYSSIMKAAKAIVATVEADAATANMPAVKERLNMLKETIEDAEIRSITSKDEDARIGHKTANSSFFGYKTHMAMSDERIITAATVTSGEKCDGQQLPALIEKTESAGMEIDAIVADTAYSSKSNIELTKSKDIKLAAPLNPLVEKGNRQNTLNFEYNKDADMYVCPAGHMAVRKAREFRTNDKAHKNDRFRYFFDIDKCKVCPLRNGCYRPGAKSKCFNVTIKTEAQKELLEYQKTPEFAQLQRKRYKIEAKNSELKNTLGYDRALSYGLSCMEMQGALTIFAANVKRILKLMHKA; from the coding sequence ATGCTAGAGCAACAACAGACCATATCATTCAGTGATTATTCAAGTTTGTATGACTTGATTATACCAAAAGACAACCTGCTCCGCCAGATTAATGACCTGGTGGACTTTAGTTTCGTATACCAGGAATTGCAGGATAAGTATTGTCATGACAATGGGCGTACGGCAGAGAGTCCTATCCGTATGTTCAAGTATCTCCTGTTGAAGGTGATTTATAACATATCTGATGTTGATGTTGTTGAACGTGCTCGCTATGATATGTCATTTAAGTACTTCTTAGGATTAACTCCTGAGGAGACTAAGTTGATAAATCCTAGTTCCTTGACCAAATTCCGCCGACTTCGCCTGAAGGATATGGAGTTGTTGGATCTGCTCATCAAAAAGACAGTTTCTATTGCTATAGAAGTAGGTGTCCTAAAGTCTAAAACCGTCATTGTTGATGCTACCCATACATATTCTCGTTCTAACCCTATTAGTGCAGCAAAGAGTTTGGAGTACTATTGCAAGACCGTAATCAAAGTCATAAATTCTATAGATGATAGTATGGTATTGCCAGAGCTTCCTGAAGAGAAGAAGTATTCTTCTATCATGAAAGCTGCCAAGGCGATTGTTGCTACAGTAGAAGCTGACGCTGCAACTGCCAATATGCCTGCAGTCAAGGAGCGTCTCAATATGCTGAAAGAAACCATTGAGGATGCAGAGATACGCAGTATAACCTCTAAAGATGAAGATGCTCGCATTGGGCATAAGACAGCAAATTCTTCATTCTTTGGTTATAAGACGCATATGGCTATGAGTGATGAAAGAATTATCACCGCAGCTACCGTCACTTCTGGCGAAAAGTGCGATGGACAGCAGTTGCCAGCACTCATAGAAAAGACTGAATCTGCAGGAATGGAGATTGATGCTATTGTTGCAGATACTGCATATTCTAGTAAATCAAACATAGAACTCACAAAATCCAAAGATATAAAATTGGCAGCTCCATTGAATCCTTTAGTAGAAAAAGGAAATCGCCAAAATACGCTCAATTTTGAATATAACAAAGATGCAGATATGTATGTTTGTCCTGCAGGACATATGGCTGTAAGGAAGGCTAGGGAATTCCGTACAAATGATAAAGCTCATAAGAACGATAGATTCCGTTATTTCTTCGATATCGACAAATGTAAAGTCTGTCCTCTGCGTAATGGCTGCTATAGACCTGGAGCAAAATCTAAGTGCTTTAACGTAACAATAAAGACTGAAGCTCAGAAAGAATTACTTGAATATCAGAAGACACCTGAGTTTGCTCAACTTCAGAGGAAACGATACAAGATAGAGGCCAAGAACTCGGAACTTAAGAATACCCTTGGATATGATAGAGCACTGTCATATGGTTTGTCGTGCATGGAAATGCAGGGCGCATTGACTATTTTCGCTGCAAATGTCAAAAGAATCCTCAAATTAATGCATAAAGCATAA
- a CDS encoding N-acetyltransferase, protein MEERVLLQSNCSLYRVTTKEELDTFSCGDKDLDDFFHREACLYDGQLLGKTYFFATERSGKDEIVCAFTLANDSIKAALIPNASRNRIQRKIPNSKRTRSYPAVLIGRLGVAKDFQSTHDGIGSQAIDYIISWFLLPDNKTGCRFIVVDAYNKENVLHF, encoded by the coding sequence ATGGAGGAAAGAGTCCTTTTGCAAAGTAATTGCTCTCTTTATCGAGTTACGACAAAAGAGGAGCTTGATACTTTTAGCTGTGGCGATAAAGACCTTGATGACTTCTTTCATCGAGAGGCTTGTCTCTATGATGGGCAATTATTAGGGAAGACATATTTCTTTGCAACTGAAAGAAGTGGTAAGGATGAAATAGTCTGTGCCTTTACATTAGCTAACGACAGTATCAAGGCAGCTTTAATTCCAAATGCTTCAAGAAATCGAATACAGAGGAAAATTCCTAATTCTAAAAGAACAAGGAGTTATCCTGCAGTATTGATTGGAAGACTTGGAGTAGCCAAGGATTTTCAAAGTACTCATGATGGTATTGGATCACAAGCGATAGACTATATCATATCTTGGTTTTTGTTACCAGACAATAAGACTGGTTGCCGTTTCATTGTTGTTGATGCTTATAATAAGGAAAATGTGCTTCATTTTTAA
- a CDS encoding putative toxin-antitoxin system toxin component, PIN family: MNIVLDTNSLIMSIAPRSPYRKVWNAFLSGDYNLCVSNEIIEEYSEVLSRNISPQVSEAIVYAILTRPNVIRKDPHYTFALIETDKDDNKFVDCAIAANAKCIVTEDKHFKVLENIPFPKVEVIGIEDFKCYLDKWI, translated from the coding sequence ATGAATATTGTATTGGATACAAATAGTTTGATTATGTCAATCGCCCCTAGAAGTCCGTATCGTAAGGTGTGGAATGCTTTTCTTAGTGGCGATTATAACCTTTGTGTGTCCAATGAAATAATAGAGGAGTATTCAGAGGTTTTATCTCGTAATATATCCCCTCAAGTTTCTGAGGCCATCGTTTATGCTATATTGACTAGACCCAATGTAATTCGCAAAGATCCTCATTATACTTTTGCTTTAATTGAGACAGATAAAGATGACAATAAGTTTGTAGATTGTGCCATTGCTGCAAATGCAAAGTGTATTGTTACAGAAGACAAGCACTTTAAGGTCCTGGAAAATATTCCTTTTCCTAAAGTGGAGGTTATAGGTATAGAGGATTTTAAATGTTATTTGGATAAGTGGATATAG
- a CDS encoding DUF4186 domain-containing protein, whose product MKKESKVNQAKYVELNLFPEEKEDHQKDSISSEDMESDTSPDKEYDLTDLFERLSQSAFRSRFHLSKKDKEYIAEKGLATIRKHAEDFVAKRLAPAVIPNDGKQTPMRGHPVFIAQHATGCCCRGCFFKWHHIPAGRQLTGEEQQYAVAVLMAWIEKQV is encoded by the coding sequence ATGAAAAAAGAATCAAAAGTAAACCAAGCAAAATATGTAGAACTTAATTTGTTTCCTGAGGAAAAAGAGGATCATCAGAAAGACTCTATCTCTTCAGAAGACATGGAAAGCGATACTTCTCCAGACAAAGAGTATGACTTGACTGATTTGTTTGAAAGACTTTCCCAATCAGCTTTTCGCAGCCGATTCCATCTCTCGAAGAAGGATAAGGAATATATTGCAGAAAAGGGTTTGGCTACCATCCGTAAGCATGCGGAGGATTTCGTTGCCAAACGCCTTGCTCCTGCCGTGATTCCCAATGACGGCAAGCAGACGCCTATGAGAGGGCATCCTGTATTCATTGCCCAGCATGCTACAGGCTGCTGTTGCCGTGGTTGTTTCTTCAAATGGCATCATATACCTGCCGGAAGACAGCTGACAGGAGAAGAACAGCAGTATGCTGTAGCAGTACTGATGGCATGGATTGAAAAACAGGTTTAA
- a CDS encoding Hsp20/alpha crystallin family protein, translating into MLLARRNNSVSNWLNSWFNDNFFDTGLMPHMNATAPAVNVKESATAYTMEVAAPGLKKDMVKMNIDKDGYLNVSIENKDEKKEEKKEEHYLRREFSYSSYSQSYALPEDADQEKISAEVSDGVLKIEIPKIAKEEKKDDVKHIEVK; encoded by the coding sequence ATGTTGTTAGCTCGTAGAAATAACAGTGTTTCAAATTGGTTGAACAGTTGGTTTAATGACAACTTCTTTGATACAGGCTTGATGCCACACATGAACGCAACAGCTCCTGCAGTCAACGTCAAGGAAAGTGCTACAGCTTATACGATGGAGGTTGCAGCTCCTGGTTTGAAGAAAGATATGGTCAAGATGAACATCGATAAGGATGGCTATCTGAATGTATCTATCGAGAACAAGGATGAGAAGAAGGAGGAGAAGAAGGAAGAGCATTACTTGCGTCGTGAGTTCTCTTACAGCAGCTACTCTCAGAGTTATGCTTTGCCAGAGGATGCTGATCAGGAGAAGATTTCCGCTGAGGTCAGTGACGGTGTCTTGAAGATTGAGATTCCTAAGATAGCCAAGGAGGAGAAGAAAGACGATGTTAAGCACATTGAGGTTAAGTAA